The Endozoicomonas sp. 4G DNA segment TTTCCTGAGCCAGGGCAAGGTCTTCATGGAAATAGGTGGAACGGCTGCTGTTCAACATCAGTTGTAAAAAGGTGCTCATGATTAACAAACCAATCACCAGCGCCAGCAACAGTTCAATCAGCGACAGTCCTTGCTGTCGGGGTAAGGATTTTCTAATCATTGCCTTAGATATGTCAGGGTCAGTGACTTCTGGGCCAGAAACAGAGTGCCAATACTGCCTCTGGTTTCCCATTTAAGGGTTATCGACACCGTTTCGCCAGAATTACAAGGGGTAGCCGAACAGCTGATGGTCAATTGCTGGTTGGACACTCTGGCATTTCGGCACATAAGATCATGAACATCAAAGTCAGCCATTTCATCCGCCGTGCAGCTGTTGGCAATGCATTGTCTGGGGGCCGGTCCGGCGCAATAGGAGGAAAGATTACTGCTGGCGGCCTGGGCTGTACTCTGATATCTGCCTGACCCCACGCCCTGAACATTCACCTTCATTCGTTCAGACATTTCATTCGCCAGCCAGATAGCCTGTGAACGTTGCAGGCTGTCCTGAGTGGCCCTGACCGCCTGGGCCTGCATACCTGCCATCCCGAGAATACCCACCATAAAAATCACCACACTGATCAGCACTTCAATAAGACCAAAGCCGGTTTCTTTACCCTGTGGAACCTTTCCGCAGGTCTTTAAGTGTGCTTTTGACTGTCCTTCCATCAACAATTCCCTGTCGAAGAAGTTTTACGAATTTGTCCTGTCGTCGTGACCGATACGGTTTTGATTGGAGCACCCAGTGCGCCGGTGGGACAGACTCTCATTGTTCGCACCACCGATGGGCTGCCTCTGGGTGTAAATGTCACGGTATTACCGGCACTCAGATTGATCGTGACCCCTCTGTCGATCTCATCGTAAACCCTGATAACGTCCTCACCCGAATCAACCGAACTGTTATTGTTGGGATTTACAAACACCAGCCAGCCTGATGTCCAGTTGCTGCCTGAGGTATCACAACTTTTGCTGTCTTTGCTTCGACAGAGACTGACATTCACTCCCCTTTTTATCGCCTCACTGCGGGCCAGCACCATACTGCTGAAAACGCGTTGATTGTAAAAATCCATTCGAAAGGATTGCACCAGCGAATCCAGGGACAGCGTCATGGAACCAATGATGCCCACCAGAAGAATGGTGATCATCATCTCGATCAGGGTCAGCCCTTTCATGGTTTTGGGTCGGGTGATTCCGAAGCTACGCCTGAACACAACCTGCTTCCTTTACTGAATGACAGTTCAACTATAGGAAGAGCACCAAGACCGAAGACTCAGGGAATGACAGGCGGCTTATCCGGGTGTGAACCGGATTTCTCCTGCCGTAAACACTGCAAATAATTGACACGAATCGGGGAATTAATCGCTTCCCTGGGGAATGCCAAAGATCTGTCGCCACGACATTCTGCCGGAGGTCTGGGAACGGTAATTCAGTTCGTGGCTGCTGATACTGCCTCCGGCACCCTGAATAACGGTTGTTCTACGGCCTCCGACCCCCTGATGGATAACCGGAGATGATGCATAACCCAGCCCCAGATTAAGCCTTTTTATGGAAAGGGTATCACTGGTCTGATCGCCTTGATCCTGCTCGCCCAGAATGGGATCGGGTGATGCGGTTCCCGTCTGGTAATGCAATCCCAACAGGGCACTGGAGCCATCCACCCGGCAACTGTCTGCTGATGGCGTGTATTCAGAGAACAGAACCATTGACAACAAGCGGGAAGCCGGGGTGGTTACCCGTCCGGCAGGAATAACACCGCCCCCCCTTAAATCAAGCATCCAGCCACTTCTGGCGGCAATGACTGACTGCAGCGCAGTAAAGCTGCCGACAGTCGAGGAGTCCACTGTAAAGGCTACATTGCCAGTGCTGGTTTTTTTATTGACGGTACCGTTGGTGTAAACCTGAACATCCGTGGTATTGACCAGATCTGACAAAGACACTCCGTTGTAAGTTAAGGCACCGTTGCTATCCTGTGGTTCCCTGAAACCATAAAAAGACTGTGTTTGTGTAGTGCGATTGTCATCATACGTCAGAAGCCTTCCACTCCCCACATAAAGCCAATGATGGCTTTTGTCTGAGACCACAACAGGCGCAGCTGAAACCGGCTTCCCGGTATCAAGAAGCGTTGCCATGGTTGAGTCGGCCAGGGTACCTTGCATACGCAATCTCAGAATTTTGCCGCCCAACGTCGCTGTGCTGGTTTCAATCGCCCCCAGATAAACTGCATCGTCCTGATAATCCCGATCCCAATCGACGGCGGTCACATTGCCTCCGTACGCCTGAGCAATCCCTGAGTCCACGGGCGCCATCCCCGTCACAAAAGCTTTACTTTTCAGGTCATAAACAAAGAGTTTCAGATTCTGGTTACTCGATCCATCATCCAGTGCCGCCCGGATTCCCGATTCCCCGCTACCCATGGGTCCTGAAGCAAATACCAGATACCATTCATTCGTCGTAGGTGTTTGACTCCAGTCATCTTCACCCTGACTGTCTTTGGCAGCCACACGACGTTTTACCAGTGTCGGACGAGACGTGGTAAAGCCCAGTTCCGGGTGGGTGATTTCCGCCAGAAGTTCAGGCGGTTTCTCTGGATTAGTAATATCCAGCACTACGTAGGCAGAGCCTAATGCTTTGCTATTCCCGCCCACCGTCACGTCGTAGTGCCCGCCACCAAGACGCATACCCATAACCAGAACGGTACCCCAGCCTCCGGGATAGTCACTGTCATCACGGTCAAAAATATTAGCATCAAAGGTTACCGGCTCTGCATCCATATAATAAACATGGGGATAGTCGGGCTCTCTTAACCATTGCAGATGAGGCAGCAGATTCATGGGCGTATAAGCCCAAAGTTCCGAGCCCAGTGGATGGCTGACTTCGCCATTATTACCCGTGACGTTATAGCCATAATGACTGCCATCCCGGAAGCCTCCGTTAAAAGCGTGGATCATGCCATCATTAGCCCCGACGTAAAGCACGTGCCGACGGTTTTTGTATTGGTTATAAAAGCTGGCATAGGTGGTATCGGAATAGAGGGCGTCGAACCGACTTCCGGGAGCAGACACTAGCTGTGGGGTTGAATGAATAATATCACCCAGACGCCAGACATCATCCTTTCCATCTGCGTCGTAATCAATGGTTCTTGGACGAGTTCCGGAGAGTTCTTCACCGCGAACATAGTTGATGACCTCGCTTACCTTTGAAGCTGAAACTCCCAGGTAACCTTCAACGCCACTGAATGTATCAGGCGTCAGTGGCAGGGTTTCACCGGTATCGACGACGCCATCACTATTTTCATCCAACCAGGTCAGGATATGTCGGCCACCCGAAGCAAGGGAACTGAATGTGCGTTGACCAGTGAGGTTGGAAAGACGGGATAATTGATCTCTGGCATCCCAGACCGTATCCAGCCGACTCAGAGACTGTAACGCACCGTCGGGCAATAATGTCACGCCTGAATCTGAAGTGGAATATCGCTGAAACAGGGTCTGGCTGGAGTTAGGGTCAGAAATCAGCTCTACGACTTTATCGACAGAGTAATCATCAAGCCTGTCATTACCATTGCTGTCTTCCCGGAGCAGCCCTTTACTGTCGACAAAGAGGGCATGAAGCATTCCTCCCCAGGAAATTGTCTTGCCGTTATACTCCATAGCGGGTTGAAACAGCGCCTGATAGAGCACACCGGTACCGGTCTGACTGTTGGAAAACAAAGCTGCATTAGTGGCAGAAGACACCCTGCTGACGATATCCTGCAAAACTTTTCCCAACTGAGCGTCTAACTGACCGGGATTACGGGCGAAGTAATAGTTGTCAGGTAAACCATCGGGGCCCATCGAACCTGTGGTATTATTCCGGCTGTCCCACTCACGGTCATCATCTGAAATCCCGTCGCCATTGTTGTCGTAGCCTGGCGTACCATCACCATCCAGATCGACAAAACCACCGTACTTGGCTGCAAACCAGAGCGGCTTTTGCAGCAAACCGGCAGCGTTACCATTGGCCGTAAAGTTATTCACTTCAAAATGCGTCTGCCCTTTGTAGACAAACTCATTTTGTAATCCATCGTCGTAAGTACCGGTCATTGTGTAACTGAATCTCAGGTTCAAGTCGGCATTAACGCCGTCCACCTGCACAGCCATTCGTACCTGGTCACTGCCAAAACCCCCCATGTTTAAGGTTGAATCTGAGGTGGCTTGGCACTGGGCTCCCACACAGAACTTGATGCGTGAAGAAGCATCATAATCAAAGTCACTGCCCCAGAGAGAGTCTTCCCAGGTAAACAGCAAACTGCCTTCTACAACCTCGCCTTCAGAATTCAGTACGGTATGCTCTACCACCACGTCAACCAGTGTGCAGTCGCTTCCGCTGCCAGAGAAACTCGTTCCCGAGCCAGAGTTGGAACTGGTATGACAAACCGGTTGGAAAGTGACAGGCTTGCCACCCGCACTCAGGGTAAAGCTGGGAATACTTTCTGCCAATTGGATGGAATAGGTTGTGACTTTCTGCACACCATCGAGAGTGCGGTTCAAATCCGTCTGGTTGCCATAAAAGGCCAATCCGGACACCTGATAACTTCCTTCCAACTGGGGCAATTCCGGACATAGTCCCCTGGCTTCTGATAAGCCATTAAGATACTTGGGTGTACATTGTCGTGTGCTATCCGTCCCTCCCACCAGATAGTTACCAGCGAAGTTGTTGTTATATTCAAGCTGACCCACTTCATCGGTTTTACTGTTCACACTGGCAGTGCCCGACAGGCCGGGCAAATCGGCACTGCTGGCGAGTTCGTCGGCATCAAAAGAGTTCAACCCGCTGGACAACAGAATAATGGAACAGTTAGCACAGGCGTTGGCCGAGGTGACAGGAGCAACCCAGGACTCGGTAGCGAGACCCGGCACAAATTGATGATCAGCACGGGTGTCAAAGGCACTGGTGGGCGATGACTGACCGGCAAAGTATCTCAGGGCCTCCAGATACATTTCAGCCACTGGATTCCCCCAGTTGCTGCAATGTCGATTTGAATAGGTTGAACGCCCGGATTTAAAGGCATCGATAGAAATACCATAAGTGCTGCAATCGGTATATTTATTCTGACTGTAACTGTACCTGGCTATTCTGAAACGGTTGATATGCTGGATAATGCCATTGACAGAACCGTTAAAAATACCGGTAGAGACGTCTACTTCATCATCAGAAGACGACAGGTTGCCGCCAATTTTAGAGATATTTCTACGCAGCAGGCCGCCAGAAATATTCTTGTCGTAACTGCCGCTGATCAGGCCAAAGCGAATACTGCCGTCTTCACCATAGCGTTGCAGCAATCCTGCCGGTTTGGCATTGCCATTGGCGTATTCCCTGCAACGATCCGATGTTGCTGCATCTTTAGCCGTTACACAGGATTCAACCCGAACTGTGTTTTCTGCCAATTGATCACTGCTGGCAGGGCTGTCGGACGCATCCCACTGACACTGAATCATATCCGTGGATGCCCAGCGTGGCCATTGACCGCTGGCAATACGAACCTTTGGCTCACCATTTTCAGTGGTCGCCAGGTTACAGAGACTCACGGACCCCGTGTAGGGCGTCAGGCTGGAAAGATCACGACCACTGTACACTTTGACAAAAGCATGAATATCCCTGGGTAAATAGGCTCTTTCAAGAACGGTCAGTGATGCCGTATCAATAGCGCGTTTACCACCGAACAGCACCTTCCTCAGAACATCCATTCGGCTCATGGTGGCCCAGTTCAGAAAGTTACCACTCCAGGGTGCACCCGGGGTATCACAGTAATGACCATTGCTACCGGTGGCCTTTGTAACCGGTGAAAATCGACTATCAGCCGAACGGTACGAATAACACCAATGGCTGTCGAAATACCCCAGGTACGCAAAGCTGTCTTTATACGTCACATCCAACTGGCCATCACCATCCAGATCCGAGTAATCCGGATACGCTTTTTTAAACAGCTCGTGATCAACCGACATGACCAACATAACCAGAGGTTCCGAGCTACGACTTAATAGCGGCGGCACCGAAGAATAGAGATTCGATGAAGGTTCAGCAGATGCTAAAGTGGACCAGACTGACAACACGGACAGGCTGTTTATCAGTATTTGTCTTATTTTCATGACCGCACTCCCTGAGCTAAAAAACTCTGCTAGTCATTCCTCTTATAAGTGGTTTGCAGCATGACCCGGGCATCCGTGGAGCCACCTGTTGCCAGTACGGTAATTCGGTAAAACCGCGCCCAGTCAGCAACACTGGCCGGGTCAGGCACAGGACCAGAACTTTCCCTGGGTAGATAACACCGGAACTCAACAATGTATTTGGCCTGTGCAGCAATACCATCCAGTTGGATGGCCGTGGTCCGATGTTTTGAAGAGCTTGACCAGACGGACTCATCTTCCCAGGGCCTGTCGGTGCCATTTTTACAGGTTCCGACCTCGGTGCTTTGAGAGCCACTGAAACAAAGCCCATTGCTACAATCCGGGTTAAAACTGGCCAGTGAAAAAACAGTATTGGCAACGTAGCTTTCAGCCTCAAGTACCGCTACTTCTGCCGAATGAAATGCCAACTGCTCATTTCGGAAGTTACCGGTCATTTTCTCTTCCAGGCTGGTCATTCGAATGGAAGTAATACCGGTTACCGTGAGAATCAATAGCAGTACCAGACTGACCAGTAAAACGCTTCCCTGCTGAGACTTCATCGGACTCTTCATTGAGTGATCCTCACTGCACCATTCGATTCCGCAATTCCATGGTGATCACAAACGATCGGCGTAAAAAATGATCCGTCGGTGTTATACGGCTTCCGGCAAAAAAATAGGACTGAGGTATGTCCGTCACTTCCTGGAAACTCCTGACCAGTAACTCCATCCGGACACTGGTTACATTTCGCCAATCGAGACTGAATAAGCCTATATCTGAAGCAGTTCGGTACTGATTAGCAATGCCATCGGCATCACTGTCATAGCCATAACGCAGGCTTAAACCTTCTACACCTTCAATGAGCGCTTCAGCCGAATTAATAGCTCCGGAGACCGTTTCACCGGCAAATCTGCGATATAGATTGGGCACACCATTGCTGTTCCTCAGGTAGTAAACGACAGATGACAGAGGAAATAACTGTGAGCCCGCATGACTTTCAACCCTTGCATTGACGGCGGATGTCGCACAATCATAGGCACCTCCCAACCGGTTGGTGCAGTTGTACAAATTGCCACTGGCAGCTGATTCATGAGAGACCGTTGAGCCGATGGTATTGGTACCGGCTCTGAAAACGGAAATACCCTGACAGTCAGAGCGAACTGCAGCCAGAAGGTCCCCCGGATCAAAACCATGAAGCGCCGACAACGTCATGCTGGCCGTTCCGGTATCATGGCGGGTGACACTCAGGCCTCTTTCCTGATCAACCCTGTGAATGACAATACTCTCTGAAATGGCATTGCGATCGACGCTGGAATGATTGGCCAGGGGGATACCCAGAATGCCCTTATCAAAATGAGCCATCCAGGTGCGGTCATCCTTGTTGGGAAACACCGCATTGGCAAGATCCGCGCCGGGAGGACAACCGGTAGAGCCTGCCATACGGATATCCCGGGCGATTAAATCAATGGCAAAGCGGGCATTTTCCTGAATGCGGGAGAGCTCATCCTGAAGCATGTAGGTTCGGTTGGCACTCAAAAAAAGCTGCCCAATACCCGCTATAAGCACCAATCCAAGCAGCGTGGCCACCATCATCTCTACCAGAGATAACCCTGCTTGCCTCAACGCCTCTCCCCTCATAATGCGCTCCTCAACACCACTTCACGTGCAGCCCGGGCACTATGGGAATCATTGAATTTCAAAGTAATGACATAAACACGGCCTGAGGAAGTATTTTCTATCGCAATAGAGCCTGTGGCATCGGGCAGCTGACAAGCCATCTGGAATTTCCATTGCTGCACATCATAGATGGCTAACTGGGACTCGTTGCAGGTGGCAGATTCACAACGATCAATAAAATCAGTCGTGGTACAGCCAGCAGCTACATACTCTGCTTCAGTGATAACGTAATCATTGCCACTGGCGGCGATTGTTTTATTGGCACGAATACGGTCCATCATATCGTTGACAATAATCACCGCCTGGGAGCGCAGATAGGCAAGCTGGTTATGCTGAAGGCTTTTGGTTTGCAGGCCCGCCATACCTAATACACCGACGGATATCACCAGCAAAGCCACCATGACTTCAATCAGGCCGACTCCCTTCTGGCGACGGTCAGCATGGGGGAAGAAACACTGCTTTAGTCGTTCATATCGGCTCAGGTTGCGTGTAA contains these protein-coding regions:
- the pilV gene encoding type IV pilus modification protein PilV, giving the protein MEGQSKAHLKTCGKVPQGKETGFGLIEVLISVVIFMVGILGMAGMQAQAVRATQDSLQRSQAIWLANEMSERMKVNVQGVGSGRYQSTAQAASSNLSSYCAGPAPRQCIANSCTADEMADFDVHDLMCRNARVSNQQLTISCSATPCNSGETVSITLKWETRGSIGTLFLAQKSLTLTYLRQ
- a CDS encoding PilC/PilY family type IV pilus protein; translated protein: MKIRQILINSLSVLSVWSTLASAEPSSNLYSSVPPLLSRSSEPLVMLVMSVDHELFKKAYPDYSDLDGDGQLDVTYKDSFAYLGYFDSHWCYSYRSADSRFSPVTKATGSNGHYCDTPGAPWSGNFLNWATMSRMDVLRKVLFGGKRAIDTASLTVLERAYLPRDIHAFVKVYSGRDLSSLTPYTGSVSLCNLATTENGEPKVRIASGQWPRWASTDMIQCQWDASDSPASSDQLAENTVRVESCVTAKDAATSDRCREYANGNAKPAGLLQRYGEDGSIRFGLISGSYDKNISGGLLRRNISKIGGNLSSSDDEVDVSTGIFNGSVNGIIQHINRFRIARYSYSQNKYTDCSTYGISIDAFKSGRSTYSNRHCSNWGNPVAEMYLEALRYFAGQSSPTSAFDTRADHQFVPGLATESWVAPVTSANACANCSIILLSSGLNSFDADELASSADLPGLSGTASVNSKTDEVGQLEYNNNFAGNYLVGGTDSTRQCTPKYLNGLSEARGLCPELPQLEGSYQVSGLAFYGNQTDLNRTLDGVQKVTTYSIQLAESIPSFTLSAGGKPVTFQPVCHTSSNSGSGTSFSGSGSDCTLVDVVVEHTVLNSEGEVVEGSLLFTWEDSLWGSDFDYDASSRIKFCVGAQCQATSDSTLNMGGFGSDQVRMAVQVDGVNADLNLRFSYTMTGTYDDGLQNEFVYKGQTHFEVNNFTANGNAAGLLQKPLWFAAKYGGFVDLDGDGTPGYDNNGDGISDDDREWDSRNNTTGSMGPDGLPDNYYFARNPGQLDAQLGKVLQDIVSRVSSATNAALFSNSQTGTGVLYQALFQPAMEYNGKTISWGGMLHALFVDSKGLLREDSNGNDRLDDYSVDKVVELISDPNSSQTLFQRYSTSDSGVTLLPDGALQSLSRLDTVWDARDQLSRLSNLTGQRTFSSLASGGRHILTWLDENSDGVVDTGETLPLTPDTFSGVEGYLGVSASKVSEVINYVRGEELSGTRPRTIDYDADGKDDVWRLGDIIHSTPQLVSAPGSRFDALYSDTTYASFYNQYKNRRHVLYVGANDGMIHAFNGGFRDGSHYGYNVTGNNGEVSHPLGSELWAYTPMNLLPHLQWLREPDYPHVYYMDAEPVTFDANIFDRDDSDYPGGWGTVLVMGMRLGGGHYDVTVGGNSKALGSAYVVLDITNPEKPPELLAEITHPELGFTTSRPTLVKRRVAAKDSQGEDDWSQTPTTNEWYLVFASGPMGSGESGIRAALDDGSSNQNLKLFVYDLKSKAFVTGMAPVDSGIAQAYGGNVTAVDWDRDYQDDAVYLGAIETSTATLGGKILRLRMQGTLADSTMATLLDTGKPVSAAPVVVSDKSHHWLYVGSGRLLTYDDNRTTQTQSFYGFREPQDSNGALTYNGVSLSDLVNTTDVQVYTNGTVNKKTSTGNVAFTVDSSTVGSFTALQSVIAARSGWMLDLRGGGVIPAGRVTTPASRLLSMVLFSEYTPSADSCRVDGSSALLGLHYQTGTASPDPILGEQDQGDQTSDTLSIKRLNLGLGYASSPVIHQGVGGRRTTVIQGAGGSISSHELNYRSQTSGRMSWRQIFGIPQGSD
- a CDS encoding PilX N-terminal domain-containing pilus assembly protein, which codes for MKSPMKSQQGSVLLVSLVLLLILTVTGITSIRMTSLEEKMTGNFRNEQLAFHSAEVAVLEAESYVANTVFSLASFNPDCSNGLCFSGSQSTEVGTCKNGTDRPWEDESVWSSSSKHRTTAIQLDGIAAQAKYIVEFRCYLPRESSGPVPDPASVADWARFYRITVLATGGSTDARVMLQTTYKRND
- a CDS encoding GspH/FimT family pseudopilin gives rise to the protein MFRRSFGITRPKTMKGLTLIEMMITILLVGIIGSMTLSLDSLVQSFRMDFYNQRVFSSMVLARSEAIKRGVNVSLCRSKDSKSCDTSGSNWTSGWLVFVNPNNNSSVDSGEDVIRVYDEIDRGVTINLSAGNTVTFTPRGSPSVVRTMRVCPTGALGAPIKTVSVTTTGQIRKTSSTGNC
- a CDS encoding PilW family protein, coding for MRGEALRQAGLSLVEMMVATLLGLVLIAGIGQLFLSANRTYMLQDELSRIQENARFAIDLIARDIRMAGSTGCPPGADLANAVFPNKDDRTWMAHFDKGILGIPLANHSSVDRNAISESIVIHRVDQERGLSVTRHDTGTASMTLSALHGFDPGDLLAAVRSDCQGISVFRAGTNTIGSTVSHESAASGNLYNCTNRLGGAYDCATSAVNARVESHAGSQLFPLSSVVYYLRNSNGVPNLYRRFAGETVSGAINSAEALIEGVEGLSLRYGYDSDADGIANQYRTASDIGLFSLDWRNVTSVRMELLVRSFQEVTDIPQSYFFAGSRITPTDHFLRRSFVITMELRNRMVQ
- the pilV gene encoding type IV pilus modification protein PilV → MQGITRNLSRYERLKQCFFPHADRRQKGVGLIEVMVALLVISVGVLGMAGLQTKSLQHNQLAYLRSQAVIIVNDMMDRIRANKTIAASGNDYVITEAEYVAAGCTTTDFIDRCESATCNESQLAIYDVQQWKFQMACQLPDATGSIAIENTSSGRVYVITLKFNDSHSARAAREVVLRSAL